Below is a genomic region from Corallococcus caeni.
GCGGTTCTTGCCCGTGACGCGGAGCTGATCCGCCTGGATGGAGCCCTGCACCTTGATCTTCGACTCCTTGAGGACCTTGATGAGCTCCTTGGACTTCTCCACCGGGATGCCCTGCTGGAGCTTGATGGGCTGCTTGACGTTGGACAGGCCCGTCTTCTCGATGTCGCCGAACTCCAGCACGCGCAGGCTGATGCCGCGCTTGGCCAGCTTGCCGAGCAGGACCTCCTTGGCGGCCTGGAGCTTCTCCTCGCTGTTGGTCTTCAGCGTGAGCGAGGAATGATCCGGAGCGATGTCGATTTCGGCCTTCACACCCTGGAAGTCATAGCGGGTGCTGAGCTCCTTGCGGGTCTGATTGACCGCGTTGTCGAGTTCAGCCAGATCGATTTTGGAGATGACGTCGAAGGAGGGCATGGGGGGGACCTTTTCGCGCCCTTAACATACCTACACCCGGACGACCAAGGGCACCACCAGGGTCCGCCGGGAGGTGTGCTGCTTGAAGGCCCGCTTCACCGCCTTGACCAGCTCCTCGCGCACCAGGGCGTCGTCCCCGCGGAGCTGGGGGTTGAGCTCCTCGAAGAACGCCCGCGCCTCCTGGGCCACCCGCGACAGCACGCCCTGCTCGTCCGGGCTGAGGCCCTGGCCGGACAGCTGGGGCCCCCCTACCAGCGCCTGGGTGTCGCGCCTCAGCACCACCGCCGCGGCCACCACGCCCGTCTCCGCCAGCCGGTTGCGCTCCACCAGCGTCTCCGGCGTCACCACCCCGTCCCCGGAGCGCTCCATCATGATGCGCCCCGTGGGCACGCTGCCAGTGAAGCGGCCCCGCCCCTCCTCGAACGTCACCACGTCCCCGTCGTGCGCCAGGAGCAGGCCCTCCGGCGCCATGCCAGCCTCGCGCGCGGTGGTCAGGTGTCGGTGCAGGTGCCGGACTTCCCCATGCACGGGGACGAAGTTGCGGGGGCGGACCAGCTCCAGCACCCGGCGCTGCTGGGGGCGGCTGGCGTGTCCGGAGACGTGCACGCCGGGCTCCACCTGGGCGTAGACGATGCGGGCGCCGCGCCAGTGCAGCTGGTCCAGCAGCGCGCCCACGGAGCGCTCGTTGCCGGGGATGGGGCGGGCGCTGACGATGACGGTGTCGCCGGGCTCCAGGCGCACGGGCCCGTCGCCATTGGCCAGCTGGGTGAGGCCCGCGCGCGGTTCACCCTGCGCGCCGGTGGTGAGCACGGCCACGCGGTGGGGCGCGAGCTTCGGCACGCTGTCCAGGTGCACGAAGAGCGAGTCGGGCACGTCCAGGTAGCCCATCTCCCGCGCCAGCTCCACGTTGCGCACCATGCTGCGGCCCTGGAGCGCGACGAGCCGGCCGGTGCGCTCGCACAGCTGCAGCAGGTGGCGCACGCGGTGGAGGTTGGAGGAGAACTGGGCCACGACGATGCGGCCCT
It encodes:
- a CDS encoding ribonuclease J: MLHVIPLGGLGEIGLNAMVLACRGEMLLIDAGLMFPTSGMPGVDIIVPDFTHLKRNAAQLKGVLLTHGHEDHIGALPYLLDEVPVPIYGTRFTLALARNRLEELGVKADLREIEPRTPFPVGGVFKVEATRVTHTVPDAVGFIVRSPEGTVIHTGDFKLDPDPIDGLKTDLERWGEAGDEGVLCLLSDSTNSEHVEETGSERVVQTTFERLFHETKGRIVVAQFSSNLHRVRHLLQLCERTGRLVALQGRSMVRNVELAREMGYLDVPDSLFVHLDSVPKLAPHRVAVLTTGAQGEPRAGLTQLANGDGPVRLEPGDTVIVSARPIPGNERSVGALLDQLHWRGARIVYAQVEPGVHVSGHASRPQQRRVLELVRPRNFVPVHGEVRHLHRHLTTAREAGMAPEGLLLAHDGDVVTFEEGRGRFTGSVPTGRIMMERSGDGVVTPETLVERNRLAETGVVAAAVVLRRDTQALVGGPQLSGQGLSPDEQGVLSRVAQEARAFFEELNPQLRGDDALVREELVKAVKRAFKQHTSRRTLVVPLVVRV
- a CDS encoding YajQ family cyclic di-GMP-binding protein, with the translated sequence MPSFDVISKIDLAELDNAVNQTRKELSTRYDFQGVKAEIDIAPDHSSLTLKTNSEEKLQAAKEVLLGKLAKRGISLRVLEFGDIEKTGLSNVKQPIKLQQGIPVEKSKELIKVLKESKIKVQGSIQADQLRVTGKNRDDLQEAMALFRKEQDRLSLDMQFTNFRD